A region of Mesoplodon densirostris isolate mMesDen1 chromosome 11, mMesDen1 primary haplotype, whole genome shotgun sequence DNA encodes the following proteins:
- the CAPZA3 gene encoding F-actin-capping protein subunit alpha-3 → MSLSDLSKKEKEKLILRLLIQAPPGEFVNAFDDLCLLIRDKKLMHHLGEYAGYQHCQKYYVPLSIDGNAVLLSHHNVVGDYRFFDYQSKLSFKFDLLQNQLKDIQSHGIIQNEMENLRTVVLCVLKLYVDDHYPMGNCNVLRKTVKNKEFLIACIEDHSYEIGDYWNGLWKSKWIFQVNPFLTQVTGRIFVQAHFFRCVNLHVEISKDLKESLEVVNQAQLALNFARLVEEQENTFQAAVLEELQELSNEALRRILRRDLPVTRTHIDWQRILSDLNLVMYPKLG, encoded by the coding sequence ATGTCACTTAGCGATctgagtaagaaagagaaagaaaaattaattctcAGACTGTTAATACAGGCTCCTCCAGGGGAATTTGTAAATGCCTTTGATGATCTCTGTCTGCTTATCCGTGATAAAAAACTCATGCACCATCTAGGTGAGTATGCAGGCTaccaacactgccaaaaatatTATGTCCCACTCTCCATCGATGGGAATGCGGTCCTCCTGTCTCACCACAACGTAGTGGGTGACTACCGATTTTTTGACTACCAGAGCAAACTTTCTTTCAAATTCGACCTGCTTCAAAACCAGTTAAAAGACATCCAAAGTCACGGCATCATTCAGAATGAGATGGAGAACCTGAGGACTGTTGTTCTGTGCGTCTTAAAGCTGTATGTGGATGACCACTATCCAATGGGGAACTGCAATGTGCTGAGAAAAACGGTGAAAAATAAAGAGTTCTTGATTGCTTGCATTGAAGATCACAGCTACGAAATAGGAGATTACTGGAATGGCCTTTGGAAATCGAAATGGATTTTCCAAGTCAATCCATTTCTAACCCAGGTAACAGGGAGAATTTTTGTGCAAGCTCACTTCTTCAGATGTGTCAACCTTCATGTCGAAATCTCCAAGGACCTGAAAGAAAGCTTGGAAGTAGTTAACCAAGCTCAACTGGCTCTAAATTTCGCGAGGCTTGTGGAAGAGCAAGAGAATACATTTCAAGCTGCAGTCTTAGAAGAATTACAGGAGTTATCAAATGAAGCCCTAAGAAGAATTCTACGAAGAGATCTTCCAGTGACCCGCACTCATATTGACTGGCAGAGGATACTCTCTGACTTGAATCTGGTGATGTATCCTAAATTAGGATGA